TGGTCGGCGCAGGCCACCGCCTCGAGGTGGGCCTGGCAGGCGGCGAGGGCGCTCGCGTCGAAGGCCAGGAGGCCCGCCGCCTCCAGCTCGACGTAGGCCGTCTCGAAGCCCGCGTGGCAGCTCTCCCCGAAGGCGCTCAGGCAGGCCTCGAGGGTGTCGACGTTCATCCGGCCGCAGCGCAGGTAGAAGTCGCAGAAGGCCGGGGCGATCGTCTCGCAGTAGTCCACGGCCGAGAGGGGCGGACCGGCGTCGAGCGCTGCGCCGCCGTCCGGATCGGCCTCCGGGTCCGCGGCAGAGCAGCTCGCCACGACGCCGAGGAGCAGGATGAGGTGGAGGCAGCGCACGAGGAGACAGTGAGAGACCGGAGCGGGCGCCGTCAACCGCTCACTTCGCGGCGGCCTCGGTGCCCTCCGGTCGGGGAGGCCGCCGGAGGTGCTTGCGACAGAAGGCCTCGAACTCGGGTCGTGGCATGGGCCGGGCGAAGAGGTAGCCCTGGTAGATGTCGCAGTCGTGGGCCCGCAGCTGTGCGCTCTGCGCCTCGGTCTCCACCCCCTCGGCGACCACCTTGAGGTCGAAGATCCGCGCCATCTTGAACATGGTGTCGAGCATCGCCTGGTCCCCGGCGTCGGTGTCGAGCTCCATGATGAAGGCCCGGTCGATCTTCAGCTCGTCGAGAGGGAGGCGCTTGATGTAGCTCAGCGAGGAGTAGCCGGTGCCGAAGTCGTCCATCGAGAAGCGGATCCCGAGGGTGCGCAGCTCGTTCATCAGCTCGACCACCCGATCCAGATCCTCGGCGACGACCGACTCGGTGATCTCGAAGATCAGGTGCCCCCGGAGGGCCTCACCCAGGAGGCGCTCGGTGAGCTGCCTGACCCGGGTGACGAAGCCCTGGTCCAGGAGCTGCCGGATGCTGAGGTTCACCGAGATCTGCTCGGGGGCCAGCCCCGCCTCGTGCCAGCTGCGGTAGTCGGTGAGGATCGTCTCGAGGATGTGGTCACCGAGCTCGATGATGTAGCCGGTGTACTCGGCGATGGGGATGAACTCTCCGGGCGAGACCGGGCCGCACTCTTTGCTGTTCCACCGCACCAGGCCCTCGGCGCCGACCACCAGGCCCTCGGCGTCGACCTGGGGCTGGTAGTGCAGGGAGATCTCCTCGCGCTCGAGGGCGAAGTGGAGCAGGCGCTCGATCTCCAGGTGCCTCTCCACTCGATGGGACATCTCCTGGTTGAAGACGAAGACCCCGTCCCTGCCGGTGGCCTTCACCTCGTACATGGCGATGTCCGCCTGCTTGATCAGCAGTCCGGCGACCTCGTCCCCGGGCAGGATCGGAGAGAGCCCGATGCTGGCGGAGAGGAAGAGGTGGTGACCCTCGATCACGTAGGTCTGCTTGATGGTCTCGAGGAGCTTCGCCGCCAGCGCCCGGGTGGTCTCGCTGCAGATCTCGAGATCGGGCGAGGGGCCGGCGACGGCGATGAACTCGTCACCCCCCAGCCGGGCGAGCACGTAGCCCTCCGGCAGGACCTCCTGGATGCGGCGGGAGACCTCCTGGAGCAGGCGATCCCCCACGTCGTGCCCGAGGGAGTCGTTGACCACCTTGAAGTGGTCCAGGTCGATCAGCAGCAAGCAGGAGTAGGTGCCGTCCTCGCGCAGGCCGTTGACCAGCTGCTGCAGGTGCTCGAGGAAGAACTGGCGGTTTCGCAGGCCGGTGAGCGCGTCGTGGGAGGCCTGATGGTGGGTCCGCAGCAGCAGGGCGTTGGCGCCGTCGGCGGCGTAGATGAGCACCCCGGCCAGGACGAGCGCGAAGGCTGTCAGGACGTGGCTGTACCACTCGCCGATGCTGGCCAGGTAGAGGACCAGAGGGGCGGAGGCCAGCACGATGAGCGGACGGTAGAGGCGGCGGTCGGGATAGAGCAGGGCCGAGGTGACCGTGATGGTGCCGATCTCGGTGAAGACCGCGATGAAGTGGAGGTTCTGCTCCGTGTTCCCCACGTAGATCAGGAAGATGCCCGTCCAGAGGAGGATCAGCACGTAGTAGAAGACCGAGAGCTGCCGGTACCAGCGCTCGAAGCGCCGCTTGCTCATCGTCTCGAGCTCGAGGTCCCGGTAGAGGTACCAGCCGAAGGCCGAGAGGAGGACCAGGCTCGCGTACCAGATCAGCGCCGGGAGCTGGATGCCGTGCCGCCAGCTGAGAACGATGTAGCCGAGCCCCGGGCCCAGAGAGAGCGCGATGATGACCGGAATCTGCCGCCGCAGAAAGGTCGGAAAGAGTGGTCGGTCCATCCCCTCCGCCAGCTTACTACAGGCCCTCGGCGGGAACCCCTAGGCTACTTTCTGCCGCCGCGCTCTTCGCTGTGGCTCGGTTCCGGAGTGTGGAGCTCGCGCAGTTGCTGTACGCGGGTGATGATGTCAGCGGAATCGAATGGGATCACCGCAGTTGGCAGGATCGCAGCACGATCCGGGACCAGGTCTTCTGGCTGGCCGTGGAGGCCTGCCTGCGGCTTTGAGGGGGATGCCCTCACCCCTGCTCGGTTCTCCATCTTCTGGCCCGTGGCGAGGACCCGAGGCCCCCACTTTGGGCTAGACCGGAGCCTCGAACGACTCACCGGCGCCGTCTGAGGATGCGCCTTCCGTCAGAAACACTTCGCCAAGAGGGCGATTGATCCCTGCGCCTACGCCTCGTCGAGTTTCTGTCTCGCCTCGAGCCGTTCGAGATCGACGAGGTCCTGCTTCCGCCCCGAGGCCCGCTTGTTTCTGATGAGGGCTTCCAACCCCAGAAGCTGGATCGGAGCCCCCGCATAGGTCGACTCGATGCGGTCGGGCCACGCCTCGTCGAACTCCACCCCATCGATCGCCGTGATGATGTCGATCCGGTTCGGCTCTACCCCGATCTGGTAGATCGTCCCTGACACCGAGAGGTC
This genomic stretch from Deltaproteobacteria bacterium harbors:
- a CDS encoding EAL domain-containing protein; amino-acid sequence: MDRPLFPTFLRRQIPVIIALSLGPGLGYIVLSWRHGIQLPALIWYASLVLLSAFGWYLYRDLELETMSKRRFERWYRQLSVFYYVLILLWTGIFLIYVGNTEQNLHFIAVFTEIGTITVTSALLYPDRRLYRPLIVLASAPLVLYLASIGEWYSHVLTAFALVLAGVLIYAADGANALLLRTHHQASHDALTGLRNRQFFLEHLQQLVNGLREDGTYSCLLLIDLDHFKVVNDSLGHDVGDRLLQEVSRRIQEVLPEGYVLARLGGDEFIAVAGPSPDLEICSETTRALAAKLLETIKQTYVIEGHHLFLSASIGLSPILPGDEVAGLLIKQADIAMYEVKATGRDGVFVFNQEMSHRVERHLEIERLLHFALEREEISLHYQPQVDAEGLVVGAEGLVRWNSKECGPVSPGEFIPIAEYTGYIIELGDHILETILTDYRSWHEAGLAPEQISVNLSIRQLLDQGFVTRVRQLTERLLGEALRGHLIFEITESVVAEDLDRVVELMNELRTLGIRFSMDDFGTGYSSLSYIKRLPLDELKIDRAFIMELDTDAGDQAMLDTMFKMARIFDLKVVAEGVETEAQSAQLRAHDCDIYQGYLFARPMPRPEFEAFCRKHLRRPPRPEGTEAAAK